One Akkermansiaceae bacterium genomic region harbors:
- the aroA gene encoding 3-phosphoshikimate 1-carboxyvinyltransferase, with product MTTLKVKAIKDLWAEFEVPGDKSISHRAAILAGLSNGVCRIDNYLPSEDCLNTLNAMAQLGATHEVLETKDGYGPTSIKIQGRRMKLSAPSGNVDCGNSGTGMRLLAGLLAAQPFESVLTGDASLQSRPMGRIIKPLEEMGASIKACGDTPGCAPLRIKGATLQPISYRMPVASAQVKSAILLAGLFTEGKTTVVQPAETRDHTERMLAYFRIRSIRTGDEISVYGGQMPESGDFRVPGDISSAAFWIVAAAALPGSHLLIKNVGLNPTRTALLNVLIRMGAQIKDVVLSEEYGEPYGNIEITGKPLRGTEIKSEEIPNLIDEIPILAVAGALAQGKTMIRNARELRVKESDRIATVCENLRAMGAEVEEFEDGMEITGGKPLKGAELDSFGDHRIAMAFAIAGLFAHGETVVNNTKCIDTSYPGFATHLSSIKNGRSPR from the coding sequence ATGACTACCCTGAAGGTAAAAGCAATCAAAGACCTATGGGCCGAGTTCGAGGTTCCCGGCGATAAAAGCATCTCTCACAGGGCAGCCATTCTCGCGGGCTTGTCCAATGGGGTGTGTCGGATTGACAACTATTTACCGAGCGAGGACTGCCTCAATACCCTGAATGCCATGGCCCAGCTGGGTGCCACCCATGAGGTGCTGGAAACCAAGGACGGCTACGGCCCTACATCGATCAAGATCCAGGGCCGGCGGATGAAACTCAGTGCGCCGTCAGGAAATGTGGATTGTGGAAACTCGGGAACCGGCATGCGACTCCTGGCAGGTTTGCTCGCGGCCCAGCCATTCGAGTCGGTTCTCACCGGAGACGCATCTCTCCAGTCGCGCCCGATGGGTCGTATTATCAAGCCACTTGAGGAAATGGGGGCGTCGATCAAGGCCTGCGGCGACACCCCGGGCTGTGCCCCGCTGCGTATCAAGGGAGCCACGCTCCAACCCATCAGCTACCGGATGCCCGTGGCCAGTGCCCAGGTGAAAAGTGCCATCCTGCTGGCCGGACTGTTTACCGAGGGGAAAACGACCGTTGTCCAGCCAGCCGAGACGCGTGACCATACCGAGCGGATGTTAGCCTATTTCCGTATTCGCTCCATCCGCACTGGCGATGAAATATCCGTCTACGGCGGACAGATGCCGGAGTCGGGCGATTTCCGGGTGCCCGGTGATATTTCTTCCGCAGCCTTCTGGATCGTTGCTGCCGCCGCCCTGCCTGGCTCGCATTTACTGATCAAGAATGTAGGTTTGAACCCGACCCGGACCGCACTTCTGAATGTCTTGATCCGCATGGGTGCCCAGATCAAGGACGTCGTTCTCTCCGAAGAGTACGGCGAGCCCTATGGCAACATCGAGATCACCGGTAAACCACTGCGTGGCACCGAGATCAAGAGTGAGGAAATCCCCAACTTGATCGATGAAATCCCCATCCTCGCAGTGGCTGGTGCGCTGGCGCAAGGGAAGACCATGATCCGTAATGCCAGGGAGCTGCGTGTGAAGGAAAGCGATCGCATCGCGACGGTTTGTGAGAACTTGCGTGCCATGGGAGCTGAAGTCGAGGAGTTCGAGGACGGTATGGAGATCACCGGAGGCAAACCACTGAAAGGTGCCGAGCTGGATAGCTTTGGCGATCACCGGATTGCGATGGCCTTTGCGATTGCCGGTCTCTTCGCACACGGGGAAACGGTGGTTAACAATACAAAGTGTATCGATACTTCCTACCCGGGTTTTGCGACGCATCTGTCCTCGATCAAGAACGGGAGATCCCCCAGGTAA
- a CDS encoding prephenate dehydrogenase/arogenate dehydrogenase family protein has protein sequence MKRIAVLGSGLLGGSIALAVQARLPGVRVALWGRREQGVAEARAQGITDASTDLAAAVRGAEIIILASPVGAMLEILGAASASCSLEGVIITDVGSVKLTPRDALEHVVREAGAKYIGSHPMAGSEQAGVAAARSDLFDGAACVVTNDFNHSDADLRTIKGLWEAIGCQCYVTSSEEHDRVMARISHLPHMLASIGALVGLKHPEDGIFAGNGMRDTTRVASGHPGMWAEIFLRNREALKEPIKETITHLREMLALLENSSDEELTRVLEEAKRLRDTL, from the coding sequence ATGAAACGTATTGCTGTTCTTGGAAGCGGACTACTGGGAGGCTCGATTGCCCTCGCAGTACAAGCACGTCTGCCCGGGGTCCGGGTGGCGCTGTGGGGTCGACGTGAGCAGGGGGTGGCCGAGGCAAGGGCGCAGGGTATAACAGACGCGAGCACAGATCTGGCCGCTGCCGTAAGGGGCGCGGAAATCATTATCCTGGCTTCACCTGTGGGTGCCATGCTGGAAATCCTAGGGGCGGCGTCTGCCTCATGTTCGTTGGAGGGTGTGATCATCACCGATGTGGGTAGTGTCAAGCTGACACCCCGCGATGCCCTCGAACACGTGGTCAGGGAAGCCGGGGCGAAATACATCGGCAGCCACCCCATGGCGGGTTCGGAGCAGGCCGGAGTGGCTGCGGCCCGTTCGGACCTGTTTGACGGTGCCGCGTGTGTGGTCACCAACGACTTCAACCATTCCGATGCGGACCTACGCACCATCAAAGGCTTGTGGGAGGCGATCGGGTGCCAGTGCTACGTCACCTCGTCAGAAGAACATGACCGGGTGATGGCGAGAATCAGTCACCTGCCGCACATGCTGGCATCGATCGGTGCCCTGGTCGGGCTCAAACACCCGGAAGACGGTATCTTTGCCGGCAATGGCATGCGGGACACCACGCGTGTGGCATCCGGTCATCCCGGGATGTGGGCCGAGATTTTCCTCCGCAACCGGGAGGCGTTGAAAGAGCCAATCAAGGAGACCATCACACACTTGCGTGAAATGCTTGCTTTGCTTGAGAATTCCAGCGATGAAGAGCTTACCCGTGTGCTGGAGGAAGCAAAGCGGCTGCGGGATACCCTTTAA
- a CDS encoding translation initiation factor IF-1 has protein sequence MFDPPITTTGTIIDSPKPKIYHVSLPNGKVVIGHIPKALVHLHDQLKPGDHVRLELTPYDFSKGRIVLVLPE, from the coding sequence ATGTTCGATCCTCCCATCACTACCACCGGCACGATCATCGATTCACCAAAGCCGAAAATCTACCACGTTTCCCTGCCTAACGGAAAAGTCGTCATCGGCCACATTCCCAAGGCCCTGGTCCACCTTCACGACCAATTGAAACCCGGCGACCATGTCCGCCTTGAACTGACTCCCTACGATTTCAGCAAGGGACGCATTGTGCTGGTCCTGCCGGAGTGA
- the cysE gene encoding serine O-acetyltransferase, producing MLERVDVDNIWANLRSAAIEMADQESHLRRMLEDVVISRESLAASLAARLARRLSREDMQRSELEPLMCGILTENEKVMLSVARDMAAIVDRDPACQSALEPLLFYKGFLAISAYRVAHCLWRADRKPLALYFQSIVSEIFGVDIHPAARIGCGILLDHATSVVIGETSIVEDNVSILHEVTLGGTGKVTGDRHPIVRSGVLIGAGSKILGRVVIGECAKIGAGSVVLDDVPAHKTVAGVPAVVMGESSEENPALDMNQRLCKGDKD from the coding sequence ATGCTGGAGCGTGTGGATGTCGATAACATCTGGGCGAATCTCCGGTCGGCCGCCATCGAAATGGCGGACCAGGAATCCCATCTGCGGCGCATGCTGGAGGATGTGGTCATCAGCCGGGAAAGCCTTGCCGCTAGTCTTGCCGCGCGTTTGGCCCGGCGGCTCTCCCGTGAGGATATGCAACGTTCCGAGCTGGAGCCGCTGATGTGTGGCATCCTGACGGAAAACGAAAAAGTCATGCTCAGTGTGGCGCGGGATATGGCGGCGATCGTCGACCGTGACCCTGCCTGCCAGTCGGCCCTCGAACCTCTGCTCTTTTACAAAGGCTTCCTCGCCATATCCGCCTACCGGGTAGCGCACTGCCTGTGGAGAGCCGACCGCAAACCGCTGGCGCTTTATTTCCAGAGTATTGTCAGTGAGATTTTCGGCGTGGATATCCACCCTGCTGCCCGGATCGGGTGTGGTATCCTGCTCGACCATGCCACCAGTGTGGTGATCGGTGAGACTTCCATCGTGGAGGACAATGTCTCCATTTTGCACGAAGTGACCCTTGGGGGAACCGGCAAGGTTACGGGTGACCGGCACCCGATTGTGCGATCCGGAGTGTTGATTGGCGCGGGCTCGAAGATCCTTGGTCGGGTAGTGATCGGCGAGTGTGCCAAGATTGGAGCCGGCAGTGTGGTGTTGGACGATGTGCCGGCCCACAAAACCGTGGCCGGGGTTCCCGCGGTGGTCATGGGAGAAAGCAGCGAGGAAAATCCGGCCCTCGACATGAACCAGAGACTTTGCAAAGGGGATAAGGACTAA
- a CDS encoding Rrf2 family transcriptional regulator gives MRISQKLEYACRAMVQLARHHDGQTLTRLDDLAQREAVSANFLVQILNDLKRGDLIISKRGKTGGYLLARAPGEISLLQVTQAVEPGILIPNVSNDGESGRSIGQAWEQVHQSLVKELDSITMDNLCTQSPMFYI, from the coding sequence GTGAGGATTTCCCAGAAACTTGAATACGCATGCCGGGCGATGGTTCAGCTCGCCCGGCACCATGATGGACAGACTCTTACACGACTTGACGACTTAGCGCAACGGGAAGCCGTGTCTGCAAATTTTTTAGTGCAAATCCTCAATGACCTTAAACGCGGGGACCTGATCATCAGCAAACGCGGCAAAACCGGCGGTTACCTCCTCGCCCGCGCCCCCGGCGAGATCAGCCTGCTCCAAGTCACTCAAGCTGTAGAGCCAGGAATCCTTATTCCCAACGTCTCCAACGATGGCGAGTCCGGTCGGTCCATCGGCCAGGCATGGGAACAAGTCCACCAGTCACTGGTCAAAGAGCTCGACTCCATCACCATGGATAATCTCTGCACCCAGTCGCCGATGTTTTACATATAA
- a CDS encoding sel1 repeat family protein, whose amino-acid sequence MSQPSPAEQFIASTQIYIAHPKDPSDYFSKLNALQDELQTMFKNLLKLAKQGDPETWFAIGHGYSDGWGTERDLTKARIWFQRAADAGHSEAMCRLASKLRFNTNEEDSLDLYLKAAALGNPSAMCFLGYHYRTHAHGKNASRNNAQAIEWFKQAIDAGYRQAMIHIAKVYIEYAETPEKAIPWLLKAHDEGYDASHILLADLYNSPDAPYYNPTEALKWYQRVAKEAWVSTPRAMLELAKLYRAGYGHASGNHDAKLWIHRLCTTVPEKHHLHKQATKLLDKMNGEVI is encoded by the coding sequence ATGAGCCAGCCGTCACCAGCCGAACAATTCATAGCGTCGACCCAGATCTATATCGCACACCCCAAAGACCCTTCCGACTATTTCTCCAAACTGAACGCCTTGCAGGACGAGCTGCAAACGATGTTCAAAAACCTGCTCAAACTCGCCAAACAAGGAGATCCCGAGACATGGTTCGCGATCGGGCACGGATACAGTGACGGCTGGGGAACGGAACGTGACCTCACCAAAGCAAGAATCTGGTTCCAACGCGCCGCCGATGCAGGCCACTCTGAAGCGATGTGCCGCCTGGCCTCAAAGCTCCGCTTCAACACCAATGAGGAAGATTCGTTAGATCTCTATCTCAAAGCCGCGGCTCTCGGCAATCCAAGTGCGATGTGTTTTCTAGGCTACCACTACAGAACCCATGCCCATGGAAAAAACGCCTCTCGCAATAACGCCCAAGCCATCGAGTGGTTCAAACAAGCCATCGATGCAGGATACCGGCAGGCCATGATCCATATCGCCAAGGTCTATATCGAATATGCGGAAACCCCGGAAAAAGCCATCCCCTGGCTCCTGAAGGCACACGACGAAGGTTACGACGCCAGTCACATTCTGTTAGCCGATTTATACAACAGCCCGGACGCTCCCTATTACAATCCCACCGAAGCCCTCAAATGGTATCAACGCGTCGCCAAGGAAGCCTGGGTCAGCACACCGCGCGCGATGCTTGAACTGGCGAAACTTTACCGCGCCGGATACGGACACGCGTCGGGAAACCATGACGCCAAACTCTGGATCCACCGCTTATGCACCACCGTCCCGGAAAAACACCACCTCCACAAACAAGCCACCAAGCTGCTGGACAAAATGAATGGTGAGGTTATTTAA
- a CDS encoding galactose mutarotase encodes MPTSFSDIHGELNGQAARIFTLRSASGLQAKISELGAHLTSVIWTNGDGSQQELTIGHDSFEGWANNSAAYLGASVGRFGNRIAHGAFSIGHTRYPLATNNDPAGIPCHLHGGPEGFHTKIWQGELLTEENRHGVRLKLTSPDGEEGYPGNLDVTVTYWLSDDNELGWHAEATTDKPTPVNLVNHTYWNLSGHLDSPVTDHQIQIHADYFLPTNAGMIPTGEIRSVTDTPMDFTRPQLIGKGIDADYEPIRLAGGYDHCWVLRSYHDDNSESHPAAVVHHPGSGRTLEVLTNQPGVQFYTGNFLSAPFHHRSGLCLETEGFPDAPNHPQFPSAILHPGETYKHDLIWRFA; translated from the coding sequence ATGCCAACATCATTTTCCGACATTCATGGTGAACTCAACGGGCAAGCCGCCCGCATCTTCACACTCAGGAGCGCAAGCGGTTTGCAGGCGAAGATCAGTGAATTAGGGGCGCATCTCACAAGCGTCATCTGGACCAACGGGGACGGCTCTCAACAGGAACTGACCATCGGCCACGATTCCTTTGAGGGATGGGCAAACAACTCCGCGGCCTACCTGGGTGCTTCCGTGGGTCGCTTTGGCAACCGGATTGCGCATGGCGCATTCAGCATCGGCCATACCCGCTACCCCCTCGCCACCAACAACGACCCCGCCGGTATCCCCTGCCACCTCCACGGTGGCCCCGAAGGATTTCATACCAAAATCTGGCAAGGTGAACTGCTGACGGAGGAAAACCGGCACGGTGTCCGGCTCAAACTCACCTCCCCAGACGGCGAGGAGGGTTACCCCGGCAATCTCGATGTCACCGTCACCTACTGGCTCAGCGATGATAACGAGCTCGGCTGGCACGCCGAGGCCACCACGGACAAACCCACCCCGGTCAACCTCGTCAACCACACCTACTGGAACCTCAGCGGCCATCTTGACTCTCCCGTCACCGATCACCAGATCCAGATCCATGCCGACTATTTCCTGCCCACCAATGCGGGCATGATCCCGACCGGGGAAATCCGTTCCGTCACCGACACGCCCATGGACTTCACCCGTCCGCAGTTGATCGGAAAAGGAATCGACGCCGATTACGAGCCCATCAGACTCGCCGGAGGCTACGACCACTGCTGGGTGCTGCGCAGCTACCATGACGACAACAGCGAGTCCCACCCAGCAGCCGTCGTCCACCACCCGGGGTCGGGTCGGACACTGGAAGTCCTCACCAACCAGCCGGGCGTGCAGTTTTACACGGGCAACTTTCTCTCGGCTCCGTTCCATCACCGCTCCGGACTCTGTTTGGAAACCGAGGGCTTCCCCGACGCGCCAAACCATCCCCAATTCCCATCGGCCATTCTTCACCCCGGTGAAACCTACAAACACGACCTCATCTGGCGGTTTGCCTAG
- a CDS encoding DUF4981 domain-containing protein has product MKHPHLLIPLMLVTTSAISPAAHDWENQNIFRINKEAPHCVKMPFPTKEGAVSKLRMESPYCMLLNGDWKFHWVNHPDKRAVGFYKPGFDSSSWKTIPVPSNVELQGYGTPIYVNTRYPFQKNPPFVMGEPPKHYTSYTERNPVSSYLKTFTLPADWKQRQTSITFNGVESAFYLWCNGKKVGYSQDSRTPAEFNLTPYLQDGANTIAVEVYRYSDGSYLECQDFWRLSGIFRDVYLTSSPQTDLKDFTVEATLDKNGKGHFKFSVLPVSHGNKGHVKVTSQIISADGFAFTVPAILSKPGETATIETGGLDIKPWSAEAPNLYSLIIGVGPEKGKPTHYYHQKIGFKTSEVKNGQLLINGKAILVKGVNRHDHDTDTGHYVSEASMRKDLELMKQLNVNTVRTSHYPNDPRFYELCDEYGIYVISEANIESHGMGYGKESLAKDPSWEKAHLDRIINMAESLKNHASIIMWSMGNEAGDGVNFVTCSKWLRENASVKYPVHYERAGHAAHVDLFTPMYANHQGCINYARNEEKKPLAQQRPLIQCEYSHAMGNSSGGLWDYWMIFEKERLLQGGCIWDWVDQGLRKTKPAPATLHDLSANKNSIRVNGSLDKTNGLTSGYVLATGDVLNSKDTITIEAVVKPAAGNKGNNPIVTKGDQSYALKINNKGQLEFFIYQQTWQSITADLPSDWVGNWHTITAHYDSHEMRLSVDNGAIDVTRKLTGNIAASDYPVGIGYNAQVSKRSFHGEIKSVKISATEFTKPGSVQTLLHLDFTQFEQSGKPLEFFAYGGDYGDQPNDGNFCCNGVIASDRKPTPQAPEVFTSYQNVRLLNSEAENGKLTLTLWNTSTFTNLDAYDLFAITLVDGKADAEVPLAAADIKPGQKGTITFPVKIPVGKEVHVRLEFRLRADTIWAKKGHLVADLETALSNRPAPVVSFGGPAVQAETSQGITTLTQGDFSVSINDSNAQVTSIKKAGRELLAGPLHLNFWRPPVDNDRANNYIQRCGMWRNAGQNAKVTAKGNIKQNKAHLFYELSIPAGKTVGQINYLVSNGALHVTLEIDPKGKLGNIPRIGMQCLLPAGYEHFTWHGMGPHECYIDRQASGRVGIYEKKVADLAFPHVEPQETGNRMGIRHMSLLNTDHQGLVVTALGKSLLQGGAYPCLMSDFEGVLHPCDIPKRDVITVNIDHVQTGLGGINSWGQQALPKHQYKATGSYSYSFKIEAR; this is encoded by the coding sequence ATGAAACATCCTCATTTATTGATCCCTTTGATGCTGGTAACCACCTCGGCTATTTCTCCGGCAGCCCACGACTGGGAAAATCAGAATATCTTCCGCATTAACAAGGAAGCCCCCCACTGCGTCAAGATGCCCTTCCCCACCAAAGAAGGGGCCGTCTCCAAACTCCGCATGGAGTCCCCCTACTGCATGCTCCTCAATGGCGATTGGAAATTCCATTGGGTCAACCACCCCGACAAACGCGCTGTCGGTTTCTACAAACCCGGTTTTGATTCTTCTTCGTGGAAAACGATCCCAGTCCCATCAAACGTCGAACTCCAAGGATACGGCACCCCCATTTACGTCAACACCCGCTACCCGTTCCAAAAAAATCCACCCTTTGTCATGGGTGAGCCTCCCAAGCACTACACGAGCTACACTGAACGCAATCCGGTTTCATCATATCTGAAAACATTCACACTGCCTGCCGACTGGAAACAGCGTCAGACGAGCATCACCTTCAACGGTGTCGAATCCGCCTTCTACCTCTGGTGCAACGGCAAAAAAGTCGGCTACTCCCAGGACTCACGCACCCCTGCCGAGTTCAACCTGACCCCCTACCTGCAAGATGGTGCAAACACGATCGCCGTGGAAGTTTACCGCTATTCGGACGGCTCCTACCTCGAGTGCCAGGACTTCTGGCGGCTCTCGGGGATCTTCCGCGATGTCTATCTAACATCATCGCCGCAGACAGACTTGAAAGACTTCACCGTTGAAGCGACTCTCGACAAAAACGGCAAAGGTCATTTCAAGTTTTCCGTGCTGCCCGTTAGCCACGGAAACAAGGGGCACGTCAAAGTGACCTCCCAAATCATCTCAGCCGACGGCTTCGCCTTCACGGTTCCTGCCATTCTCAGCAAGCCCGGGGAAACGGCCACCATCGAAACCGGTGGACTGGATATCAAACCTTGGTCGGCCGAAGCCCCCAATCTATATTCGCTCATCATCGGTGTAGGTCCTGAAAAAGGAAAACCCACCCACTACTACCATCAGAAGATCGGGTTCAAAACATCCGAAGTCAAAAACGGCCAACTGCTGATCAACGGCAAAGCCATTCTCGTCAAGGGAGTCAACCGTCACGACCACGACACCGACACCGGCCACTACGTCTCCGAGGCATCCATGCGTAAAGACCTGGAGTTGATGAAACAACTCAACGTCAACACCGTTAGAACCTCCCACTACCCGAACGATCCCCGTTTCTACGAACTCTGTGATGAATACGGCATTTACGTCATCAGTGAAGCCAACATCGAGTCCCACGGCATGGGCTACGGCAAGGAGTCCCTCGCCAAAGACCCAAGCTGGGAAAAGGCACACCTCGACCGTATCATCAACATGGCCGAGTCGCTCAAGAACCACGCATCCATCATCATGTGGTCCATGGGTAACGAAGCCGGAGACGGGGTGAACTTTGTTACCTGCTCCAAATGGCTGCGCGAAAATGCCTCCGTCAAATACCCCGTGCACTACGAGCGTGCCGGACATGCCGCCCACGTCGATCTGTTCACTCCGATGTACGCCAATCATCAGGGGTGTATCAACTACGCCCGTAACGAAGAGAAAAAACCCCTCGCCCAACAGCGCCCGCTCATCCAGTGCGAGTATTCACACGCCATGGGGAACTCGTCCGGCGGACTCTGGGACTACTGGATGATTTTTGAAAAAGAACGCCTGCTCCAAGGCGGCTGCATCTGGGACTGGGTCGACCAGGGGCTGCGTAAAACCAAACCTGCCCCAGCCACACTCCATGATCTCTCGGCCAACAAGAACAGCATCCGCGTCAATGGCTCGTTAGATAAAACCAACGGCCTCACCTCTGGCTATGTGCTTGCCACGGGTGATGTCCTCAACAGCAAGGATACAATCACCATCGAGGCGGTCGTCAAACCCGCAGCTGGTAACAAGGGGAATAATCCGATCGTGACCAAAGGGGACCAGAGTTACGCCCTCAAAATCAACAACAAAGGCCAGTTGGAGTTTTTCATCTACCAACAAACATGGCAAAGCATCACCGCCGACCTACCATCCGACTGGGTTGGAAACTGGCACACCATCACAGCCCATTACGACTCGCATGAAATGCGCCTCTCTGTCGATAATGGAGCTATTGATGTCACCCGAAAACTAACAGGCAACATTGCCGCCAGCGACTACCCCGTCGGCATTGGTTACAATGCACAAGTCAGCAAGCGGTCATTCCACGGTGAAATCAAGTCGGTAAAAATCTCCGCAACGGAGTTTACCAAACCAGGCAGTGTGCAAACGCTCCTCCACCTCGACTTCACCCAATTTGAGCAATCCGGAAAACCTCTCGAGTTCTTCGCTTACGGCGGCGACTACGGAGACCAACCCAACGATGGCAACTTCTGCTGCAACGGCGTGATCGCCTCTGATCGTAAGCCCACTCCCCAGGCACCCGAGGTGTTCACCAGCTATCAGAATGTTAGACTGCTTAACTCCGAAGCCGAAAATGGCAAACTTACACTCACGCTCTGGAATACATCCACCTTTACCAACCTGGATGCCTACGATCTCTTCGCCATCACGCTTGTCGATGGCAAGGCGGATGCCGAGGTGCCGCTTGCCGCCGCCGATATCAAGCCGGGCCAAAAAGGAACCATTACTTTCCCGGTCAAAATACCAGTCGGCAAGGAGGTCCACGTCCGACTCGAATTCCGCCTTCGCGCGGACACCATCTGGGCAAAAAAAGGGCACCTTGTCGCCGATCTCGAAACCGCTCTCAGCAACCGCCCTGCCCCCGTTGTCTCATTCGGTGGTCCAGCGGTCCAGGCCGAAACCAGCCAGGGAATCACCACCCTCACCCAAGGTGATTTCAGCGTCAGCATCAATGACAGCAACGCCCAGGTCACCTCGATCAAAAAAGCAGGGCGCGAACTGCTTGCCGGCCCACTGCACCTCAATTTCTGGCGTCCTCCCGTCGATAACGACCGGGCTAACAACTACATTCAACGCTGCGGCATGTGGCGCAATGCGGGACAGAATGCCAAGGTCACAGCCAAGGGCAACATCAAGCAAAACAAGGCCCATTTGTTTTACGAACTCAGTATCCCCGCAGGAAAAACGGTTGGACAGATCAATTACCTCGTTTCCAACGGAGCGCTTCACGTCACGCTTGAGATCGATCCCAAAGGCAAACTGGGCAACATCCCGCGCATCGGCATGCAATGTCTGCTGCCAGCCGGCTATGAACATTTCACATGGCACGGCATGGGACCCCACGAGTGTTACATCGACCGCCAGGCCAGTGGTCGTGTTGGCATCTACGAGAAAAAGGTTGCCGATCTCGCCTTCCCCCAC